A genomic window from Scophthalmus maximus strain ysfricsl-2021 chromosome 17, ASM2237912v1, whole genome shotgun sequence includes:
- the LOC124849451 gene encoding uncharacterized serine-rich protein C215.13-like codes for MHARALGTNRTSGGIEPYLSGIKTGIFSGRVPSPPAAAFAPGLRKYPQEGAIPSFTASPSQAKALLASLTASGLSAEALLLSSALRHHRLLREQRASSMSLPSSQSSSPTPTPSSSSSSSSPTTPTPTPSLSPSSPTPLGSSLTLSSGDLKPGGRSLDSCSLDKEEGVKRDLTPGNALSPLKFSYTVVLPFVPAGERHKRPPPLPTSCRL; via the exons ATGCATGCACGG GCCTTGGGGACCAACAGAACCAGCGGCGGCATTGAGCCGTACCTCTCTGGCATCAAAACGGGCATTTTCTCCGGCCGAGTGCCCTCTCCTCCGGCGGCAGCGTTTGCCCCTGGCCTGAGGAAGTACCCCCAGGAGGGGGCGATACCCTCCTTCACGGCCTCCCCCAGTCAAGCGAAGGCGCTGCTGGCGAGCCTGACCGCCTCTGGCCTGAGCGCCGAggccctgctcctctcctccgccctccGTCATCACCGGCTTCTGCGCGAGCAGCGAGCCTCCTCCATGTCCCTGCCCAGCAGCCAGTCCTCTTCCCCTACTCctaccccctcctcctcttcctcttcttcttcacccaCCACTCCTACTCCTACTCCCTccttgtctccctcctctcccacccctTTGGGttcctccctcaccctctcctctgggGATCTCAAGCCCGGCGGTCGTAGCCTTGACAGCTGCAGCCTCGACAAGGAGGAGGGTGTGAAGAGGGACCTCACCCCCGGCAACGctct TTCTCCTCTGAAGTTCTCCTACACGGTCGTGCTGCCATTTGTCCCAGCTGGAGAGCGGCACAAGcggccccctcccctccccaccagCTGCCGGCTGTAA
- the fmnl1a gene encoding formin-like protein 1 encodes MGNAAAGGLEPEPAEGREARNSVGAASGMGDPTATLQKKQPAPPKLPMPPEEELEKRFNVVLSYMNLPPDKLQLLSQYDNEKKWELVCDQERFQVKSPPSTYLTKIKSFYQDQGVVSRRLKKRIQDATQVLKDLEISLRTNHIGWAQEFLSEHNNGLDVLVEYLSHAQSDASFDVDCVENGGTLSDRGKPAERSLEDLTKSSSSSHSHGMTRAARALTVRISSTLGNKIHKKSHSSSQRDDVHVCIMCLRAIMNYQSGFNQVMTHPRCVNEIALSLNSRNPRTKALVLELLAAVCLVRGGHDIILSAFDNFREVSKERRRFEKLMEYFINDDSNIDFMVACMQFINIVVHSVENMNFRVHLQYEFTHLGLDKYLESLKETESEKLQVQIQAYLDNVLDVGALLEDAEGRGGVLEHVDELQEHNLQLSARLQEIEDQATGRMSDLETQLMQATKETELLKESLRESCSQVGALQQRERERELDREREKDRERLSTSGPQTTSELEQKLHALRDKGLIRLGRSASGGLDIQVVPVTVVEYVHAAPSAPAPAPGGVSSVGSASGPPPPPPLPGGAGQIVSPPPPPPLPGGAGQIVSPPPPPPLPCGAGQIVSPPPPPPPPGDGPTPTPPPPPGVGPPPPPPPPPPPGDGPPPPPPPPPPPPPPPGVGAPPPPPPPPGPGVPRPPPSPGVGPPAPPGAPNTGLKSKKTIQTKFRMPLLNWQALKPNQVTGTVFNELDDEQVLGELNMDMFEEQFKTKAQSNPTDMASVKKKAAQKAPSKTSLIDANKAKNLAITLRKGGMSPSGICTAIETYDQQALSLDFLELLEHFIPSDFETKLLANYEKDGRPLEELANEDQFMLRFGKIPRLSQRINTLTFMGNFPETVKRVQPQLNSIIAASMSIKSSVKLKKILEIVLAFGNYMNSSKRGAAYGFRLQSLDLLLETKSTDRSQTLLHFITNIIQDKYADLANFHTELHFVDKAALVSLDTILQDIRSLERGMELTKKEFLVQDDSPVLKEFIKTNCEQLESLIRDSKTAQEAYGSVVEYFGENPKTTQPAMFFPMFARFIKAYKTAQQEIQRRKKMESESSEEKETPSPNRAGAPKGPKVPQMDLIAELKKRQVKPQVREGKDGALEDIITDLRNTPYRRTDGRRSAQRQDT; translated from the exons GAGCGTTTCCAGGTGAAGAGTCCCCCGTCCACTTACCTGACCAAGATCAAGAGCTTTTACCAGGACCAGGGGGTCGTGTCCCGCAGG CTGAAGAAAAGGATCCAAGATGCAACGCAGGTTCTTAAAGATTTGGAGATCTCACTCCGCACCAATCACATCGG atggGCCCAAGAGTTCCTCAGTGAGCACAACAACGGTCTGGATGTCCTGGTGGAATACCTGTCCCACGCGCAGAGTGATGCCTC GTTTGATGTGGACTGCGTGGAAAATGGCGGCACCCTGTCAGACCGGGGAAAGCCAGCAGAGAGGTCGCTGGAAGACTTGACCAAGAGCTCCAGCAGCTCGCACTCGCACGGGATGACCAGAGCTGCCCGGGCGCTGACTGTGAG gATAAGCTCCACGCTGGGgaacaaaatacataaaaagtcCCATTCGTCCAGCCAGAGAGACGACGTGCACGTGTGCATAATGTGCCTGCGAGCCATCATGAACTACCAG TCTGGTTTCAACCAGGTGATGACTCATCCGCGCTGTGTGAACGAGATCGCACTCAGTCTCAACAGCAGGAATCCCAG GACCAAAGCCCTGGTGCTGGAGTTGCTCGCCGCCGTGTGTCTCGTCCGGGGAGGACACGACATCATTCTCTCCGCCTTTGACAACTTCAGAGAG GTGAGCAAAGAGAGGAGACGCTTTGAGAAGCTGATGGAGTACTTCATCAACGACGACAGCAACATTGACTTCATG GTGGCGTGCATGCAGTTCATAAACATCGTGGTCCATTCGGTGGAGAACATGAACTTCCGCGTCCACCTGCAGTACGAGTTCACTCACCTCGGACTGGACAAGTATCTGGAG AGTCTAAAGGAAACGGAGAGCGAGAAGCTGCAGGTCCAGATCCAGGCCTACCTGGACAACGTGTTGGACGTGGGCGCCCTGCTGGAGGACGCTGAGGGCAGGGGAGGGGTGCTGGAGCACGTGGACGAGCTGCAGGAACACAACCTGCAG CTGAGCGCTCGGCTGCAGGAGATCGAGGACCAGGCCACGGGGCGGATGTCCGACCTGGAGACTCAGCTCATGCAGGCGACCAAAGAGACGGAGCTGCTCAAA GAGAGCCTGCGGGAGTCCTGCTCCCAGGTCGGTGCtctgcagcagagggagagggagcgggagctcgaccgggagagggagaaagacagggagCGCCTGAGCACCTCCGGCCCCCAGACCACCTCCGAGCTGGAGCAGAAGCTCCACGCGCTGCGGGACAAGGGGCTGATCCGCCTGGGGCGCAGTGCCTCCGGCGGGCTGGACATCCAGGTGGTGCCCGTCACGGTGGTGGAGTACGTCCACGCGGCGCCCTCAGCCCCGGCCCCTGCGCCCGGCGGCGTGAGCTCTGTTGGTTCAGCCTCTGGCCCtccgccacctcctccccttcctggTGGTGCAGGGCAgattgtctctcctcctccacctcctccccttcctggTGGTGCAGGGCAgattgtctctcctcctccacctcctccccttccttGTGGTGCAGGGCAgattgtctctcctcctccaccgcctcccCCACCTGGTGATGGGCCGACacctactcctcctcccccacctggTGTTGGAccgccacctcctcccccacctcctcccccacctgGTGATGgaccgccacctcctcctcctcctcctcctcctcctcctcccccacctggTGTTGGagccccgcctccccctccccccccacctGGCCCAGGGGTCCCGCGTCCGCCTCCCTCCCCTGGTGTTGGACCCCCGGCCCCTCCCGGAGCTCCAAACACTG GGCTGAAGAGCAAGAAGACCATTCAGACCAAGTTCAGGATGCCGTTGTTGAACTGGCAGGCGCTAAAACCGAACCAGGTGACGGGCACCGTCTTCAATGAGTTGGATGACGAGCAGGTCTTAGGG GAGCTGAACATGGACATGTTTGAGGAACAGTTCAAGACCAAGGCCCAGAGTAATCCAACAGACATGGCCAGTGTAAAGAAGAAGGCGGCGCAGAAGGCCCCGAGTAAGACGTCGCTGATCGACGCCAACAAGGCCAAGAACCTGGCCATCACTTTGCGCAAGGGGGGAATGAGCCCGTCTGGTATCTGCACCGCCATCGAGAC GTATGACCAGCAGGCGTTGTCCCTGGACTTCCTGGAGTTGCTCGAGCACTTCATACCGTCGGACTTTGAGACGAAGCTGCTGGCCAACTACGAGAAGGACGGCCGCCCGCTGGAGGAGCTGGCCAACGAGGACCAATTCATGCTGCGCTTCGGGAAGATTCCCCGCCTGAGCCAGCGGATAAACACCCTCACTTTCATGGGCAATTTCCCAGAGACTGTGAAACGCGTGCAGCCG CAACTGAACTCCATCATCGCTGCGTCCATGTCCATCAAGTCTTCAGTAAAGCTGAAAAAGATTTTAGAA ATTGTTCTCGCCTTCGGTAACTACATGAACAGCAGCAAGAGAGGGGCCGCGTACGGTTTCCGGCTGCAGAGTCTGGACCTG CTGTTGGAGACCAAGTCGACGGACCGCTCGCAGACGCTCCTGCACTTCATCACCAACATCATCCAGGACAAATACGCCGACTTGGCAAACTTCCACACGGAGCTGCACTTTGTGGACAAGGCAGCGCTCG TGTCCCTGGACACCATTCTGCAGGACATCCGCTCCTTGGAGCGGGGGATGGAGTTGACCAAAAAGGAGTTCCTGGTGCAGGACGACAGCCCCGTGCTGAAGGAGTTCATCAAGACCAACTGCGAGCAGCTGGAGTCGCTGATCAGAGACAGCAAGACGGCACAG GAGGCTTACGGCTCTGTGGTGGAGTACTTCGGCGAGAACCCCAAAACCACGCAGCCTGCCATGTTCTTCCCGATGTTCGCCCGTTTCATAAAGGCCTACAAG acgGCGCAGCAAGAGATTCAgcggaggaagaagatggagagcGAGAGCTCCGAGGAGAAAGAGACGCCGTCCCCCAACAGAGCCGGAGCGCCAAAG gggcCCAAGGTGCCCCAGATGGACCTGATAGCAGAGCTGAAGAAGAGGCAGGTGAAGCCGCAGGTGCGCGAGGGGAAGGACGGCGCCCTGGAGGACATCATCACAG ATTTGAGGAACACACCGTACCGGCGGACGGACGGTCGACGGTCGGCGCAGCGCCAGGACACTTGA